The following are encoded together in the Lytechinus variegatus isolate NC3 chromosome 19, Lvar_3.0, whole genome shotgun sequence genome:
- the LOC121406018 gene encoding uncharacterized protein LOC121406018 isoform X3, with the protein MAAPLQFIFPSCKLNSESFGDGIRRKHHGITRQKFLEKHQKCIVSGEHGSGKTALLFQCAVSLAQRGCHVTFITPTKFQSLPPAVEGAITPDPLLMKQINIMYFQDRPTLIQYLSKLHTTKPLPHAIIIDNIDYYATHPQTSELASVVSVMCAYLVDAVTYIANKRSDSDDDGDADDCFLLASISCSSQGDYQVPHVYRHFLTSELHITSLIEFVTTFSYM; encoded by the exons ATGGCAGCGCCCTTGcagtttatttttccttcttgcAAACTGAACTCTGAATCGTTTGGAGATGGAATAAGAAGGAAACATCACGGCATCACTCGCCAAAAGTTCCTAGAAAAACACCAGAAGTGTATTGTATCTGGAGAGCATGGCAG TGGGAAGACTGCACTCCTATTTCAGTGTGCAGTCTCACTGGCCCAGAGAGGGTGTCATGTGACGTTCATCACGCCAACAAAGTTTCAGTCTCTACCACCAGCAGTAGAGGGGGCTATAACTCCTGATCCACTCCTGATGAAACAAATCAATATCAT GTACTTTCAAGACAGACCAACTCTGATCCAGTATCTCAGTAAACTCCACACTACGAAACCGCTCCCTCATGCAATCATCATAGATAACATAGACTACTATGCTACACACCCCCAG ACTTCAGAATTAGCATCTGTTGTATCCGTGATGTGTGCCTATTTGGTTGACGCAGTGACGTACATTGCAAACAAGAG GTCTGATtccgatgatgatggtgatgcagATGATTGTTTTCTCCTAGCATCCATCAGCTGTTCTTCCCAGGGGGATTATCAGGTCCCTCATGTATACCGCCATTTCCTCACCAGTGAACTCCACATCACAA